In Caldicellulosiruptor obsidiansis OB47, a single window of DNA contains:
- the mnmG gene encoding tRNA uridine-5-carboxymethylaminomethyl(34) synthesis enzyme MnmG, whose protein sequence is MEFVAGEYDVAVVGAGHAGIEAALASARLGLKTIIFAINLDSIGNMPCNPSIGGTGKGHLVREIDALGGEMGKAADATAIQVRILNRAKGPAVYSLRAQCDRSRYRLYMKRVLESQENLDVRQGEVCEVLVRDGRVKGVKITTGAIFLAKAVVLATGTFLGGRIIIGETVYDGGPDGMHPARYLTENLKKLGIEMMRFKTGTPARVHRKSLDFSKMQIQPGDLRPLPFSFENEDSFNIEQVPCYLTYTTEETHRIIRENLHRAPLFTGLISGVGPRYCPSIEDKIVRFADKPRHQVFIEPTGLDTDEMYVQGMSTSLPEDVQIKMYRSVIGLENVKIMRPAYAIEYDCINPLQLEPTLQFKKIKGLFSAGQINGTSGYEEAAAQGIIAGINAAMYVKGKEMLVLDRSQAYIGVLIDDLVTKGTNEPYRIMTSRAEYRLILRQDNADLRLTEIGYKIGLVSSQRYEKFLQKKKMIEDEINRVKNTVIAPSEKVNKLLLGKGSSPITTGVKLSDLLKRPELSYEDLKDIDPARPDLPWYVKDEVEIEIKYEGYIKKQLAQVEQFKKLENKKIPDWVDYSQILGLSTEAKQKLSQIRPASIGQASRISGVSPADISVLLIWLESVKRDTK, encoded by the coding sequence TGGCAAAGGGCACTTGGTACGTGAGATAGACGCGCTTGGCGGTGAGATGGGAAAAGCTGCTGATGCAACAGCCATCCAGGTAAGAATTTTAAATAGAGCAAAAGGTCCTGCGGTGTATTCTTTAAGAGCCCAGTGTGATAGAAGCCGCTACAGGCTCTATATGAAAAGAGTGCTTGAAAGTCAAGAAAACCTTGATGTTCGCCAGGGCGAGGTGTGCGAGGTTTTAGTTAGAGATGGAAGGGTAAAGGGTGTAAAGATAACAACAGGTGCAATTTTTCTGGCAAAAGCGGTGGTGCTTGCAACAGGCACTTTCCTTGGTGGAAGGATTATCATAGGCGAGACGGTTTACGATGGTGGGCCGGACGGTATGCATCCAGCAAGGTATCTCACAGAAAACCTCAAAAAGCTTGGCATTGAGATGATGAGGTTCAAAACAGGAACACCTGCGCGTGTTCACAGAAAGTCTTTGGACTTTTCAAAGATGCAAATTCAGCCGGGAGATTTAAGACCTTTGCCGTTTTCGTTTGAAAATGAAGATAGTTTCAATATTGAGCAAGTGCCTTGCTATCTGACATACACTACAGAAGAGACTCATAGGATAATAAGGGAAAACCTTCACAGGGCACCGCTTTTTACAGGACTTATTTCTGGTGTTGGACCGCGATACTGTCCTTCGATTGAAGATAAAATTGTGAGGTTTGCAGACAAGCCAAGACACCAGGTGTTTATTGAACCTACAGGTCTTGACACTGATGAGATGTATGTTCAGGGGATGTCAACATCATTGCCCGAAGATGTGCAGATCAAGATGTACAGAAGTGTGATAGGACTTGAAAATGTCAAGATAATGCGACCAGCATATGCTATAGAGTATGACTGCATAAACCCGCTTCAGCTTGAACCTACGCTACAGTTTAAGAAGATAAAAGGTCTTTTTTCTGCAGGTCAAATAAATGGAACATCAGGCTATGAAGAAGCAGCTGCTCAGGGAATAATTGCCGGAATTAACGCTGCAATGTATGTCAAGGGTAAAGAAATGCTTGTCTTGGACAGGTCACAAGCTTACATTGGAGTGTTGATAGACGACCTTGTGACAAAAGGGACAAACGAGCCATACCGAATCATGACATCAAGAGCCGAGTACAGACTGATTTTAAGACAGGACAACGCAGATCTGCGCCTTACTGAGATAGGATATAAAATTGGCCTTGTATCTTCGCAAAGGTACGAAAAGTTTTTGCAAAAGAAAAAGATGATAGAAGATGAGATAAACAGGGTAAAAAATACTGTGATAGCACCAAGCGAGAAAGTAAATAAGCTTTTGCTGGGAAAAGGTTCATCGCCTATTACAACAGGTGTTAAACTTTCTGATCTTTTAAAAAGACCCGAACTTTCATATGAAGACCTGAAAGATATTGACCCTGCAAGACCGGACCTTCCATGGTATGTAAAAGATGAGGTTGAGATTGAGATAAAATATGAAGGATATATCAAAAAACAGCTTGCTCAGGTTGAACAGTTCAAAAAACTTGAAAATAAAAAGATACCTGACTGGGTTGACTATAGCCAAATACTTGGTCTTTCAACAGAGGCAAAACAAAAACTCTCACAAATAAGACCAGCTTCAATTGGCCAAGCGTCAAGAATTTCTGGTGTGTCGCCCGCAGATATCTCTGTTCTTCTTATCTGGCTTGAATCTGTAAAAAGGGATACAAAATGA
- the rsmG gene encoding 16S rRNA (guanine(527)-N(7))-methyltransferase RsmG encodes MDLLDRVVEYYGIKNPLVVKQLFIKFMNFVLEKNKLFNLTAIEDEEEFVLKHIADSLSLIKFVEEECSNQNPVAIDIGSGFGAPGIFIKIAMPNMNMFLNDSNKKKCNFMTEAVKMLGISSVNVVCERAEVLGKKEEFRERFDFVFARAVDSLNVLCEYALPLLKTGGVFLAQKGYECEDEINSASNAVELLGGKIYRVEKFVLPFSDEKRSIVMIKKIRQTPSNFPRNTKQIIKKPL; translated from the coding sequence ATGGATCTTTTAGATAGAGTAGTAGAATATTATGGAATAAAAAATCCTCTGGTTGTTAAACAACTTTTTATTAAGTTTATGAATTTTGTACTTGAAAAAAACAAGCTTTTTAATCTTACAGCTATAGAGGATGAAGAAGAGTTTGTTCTAAAGCATATTGCTGACTCGTTATCTTTGATTAAGTTTGTTGAAGAGGAATGCTCAAACCAAAACCCTGTTGCCATTGATATTGGTTCTGGGTTTGGTGCACCAGGAATTTTCATAAAAATTGCAATGCCAAACATGAATATGTTTCTTAATGACTCAAACAAGAAAAAATGCAATTTCATGACTGAGGCAGTAAAGATGCTGGGAATTTCGAGTGTAAATGTTGTTTGTGAAAGAGCAGAGGTTTTGGGTAAGAAAGAAGAATTCAGAGAAAGGTTTGATTTTGTGTTTGCACGAGCGGTTGACAGCTTAAATGTCCTGTGTGAATATGCACTGCCGCTACTGAAAACAGGTGGTGTATTTTTGGCTCAAAAAGGGTATGAGTGTGAGGATGAAATAAATTCAGCTTCAAATGCTGTTGAACTTCTGGGGGGGAAAATTTATCGCGTAGAAAAATTTGTACTTCCATTTTCTGATGAGAAAAGAAGCATTGTTATGATAAAAAAAATACGACAAACACCATCTAATTTCCCCAGAAATACAAAGCAGATTATAAAAAAACCACTTTGA